The genome window ACATTGAGATAAAAAAATTCctggataaatttaaaataattaattttatttattttatgataaatgACAATTATGTCACATAATAATGATTGTTGAATAAGAATAATGTCATTCAGTTTCAAGACAATTTTACatgattattatgttttttaaaaatgttattttCAGAGTTTTTTTATTTCTGGAGCAATAAACACATGAAAAATCAATTTACTTTTGCATTAACTTTTCTTATGAcagtttattttgtatgtaggAGACAGTTTTATCTTTTCATTTTTGCTCTGAAAATAACAAAATGCCTTTTTTCCATtcatgtatattataatttactaATGTTGAAAGTATGTCTCTTATCAATTAGAAAGTTGAATCGAAACGAAATACATGAATAAACTATCCATCTTTACTAATTTTACGAATTATCACGATGATTCAATATCCAACATCATATATATGCGTGGGGTTGGGTTATAGGAAAAACTCGAAAAAAACTCTTATCATTTAGTTAAATTCTCAcatcttttaataaaaaaatatgtgtttAGTAAAATCTAAAAATCGTGAAAGAcctgtattttaaaaaaattaaatactattTAGTGAACCCATGTATTTTATGTAGCTTATATAGCTTTTTATAATTGGTGTCCTTGAACTGACCTTACtcattaagaggggtgtattggattgggattttaaagcatttttttgcattcatgaaatccgagagtattcgattgggattgtttgaaatcaattaaaatcttgagatattcaattgggattttaaataatgctacaaaatctggtggtattcgattggaattttaaattatgctttaaaatctgatggtattcaattgggattgtttaaaatccattaaaatctgatggtattcaaatgctgatggatttttttggatttcataaaatgatggattttgtggcattgttcagtgtattttaagttttttgaaatcccaccaaaattaatgggattttgaagtattgtacttaaatcccataaactctacgacattttatcaagaatccgaacaaaatcaaaatcacgtacaatccattaaaattcatagattaaaaacaatccattaaaatcccgtTCGAATACACCCTCCTAAGTTTTGAAGTgttatacaaataaaaaaatagttatgagattatttatgtaattaaataaaattagtgaaaaaaatatttataaaaaaactgGAACATACTAGAGGTAGATTTTTACTtgttctataaatattttttcactaTATATAATCAGCTGTTATACAACTTTTCAATTGTTACTCATGGTCTGAAAATGCAGAGATGTTGTAAAAATCTGGCTTTTTCTCTCATCACGAGGCGGCGATTTTGTTCAAAAACTGATGAAAAGATAGTAGCTTCGGTGCTTTTCGAGCGATTGCCTGTTATAATTCCCAAGATCGATCCAGTTGTTTATGCATTTCAGGAGTTCTCGTAATTTTCTATCTTTAATTCCTATTCTATTTAGTTACTTGTGTTTTTTGGAAGTTTTTTCTCGATTGATTGATTGTGACGTGTtgttttagtttaatttgttaaaatgGAATGCGCAATGCATATGTTAATGCTGTAAAAGTGAAATGTGATGTGTTGGTTGTGTTTTGTATGTGTAACTGTGTCAAATTTCGATTATATTTTTCTGAATGGTCTTTCGATTGATGTTCTGTATGTTTAGTTTTTGAGCTATTTTTATGAGAATCTGAAAAAAGATGCAGCTTTACTTCTATAATTGAATTTTTGATTTAGTTACAGTTGAGGGTTTAGGtttgttaagtgaccaattctcttaaaacctcaaggtgttcgAAAGCCCATTTATGGGTCAAGAGTCCGCAAGTCTAGGCTctaataccatgttaagtgaccaattctcctaaaatctcaagatgttgagcaagtccaataggtgtgctaaatcaagtcttaaattcaaaaatagggaatatgggataaaattgcactccaacactatgctagtgatgtgctaaatcactagcacaagcctcctcttccctatttttagaatatgctagccacttctaaactattttcatcattaaaatattcatttccctctctcctccacatcatttcccttTTCACAACATCCCAAagtgtttaaatttaatattattataataatagggaatggatatagggagtactattggagctcatgtgctaaatcttgtgctaaatcactaagacatattattttataatatttttagggaacctcttagcatagtgttggacttgctcttaggaggagggcttacaAGGATCATATTCTTACAAGGTTATATAttgtaattttgaaaaaaaattatatttttgaaagttAATGAAACAAATTACAAAACTGGCATTCATCTAGGGTTTAAGAATTTAAGCTAGTTTTCTTCGAGACAAACCTGATATCGCCAAGCACAACGGTGAGAGTGTGTTTCAAGATCATAGTATATATCTTTTTCTTGATCTGGGCTCTCCTTGGTGAAGAATCTTGTTTTCTGCATTTCAGAGCACTAGCCTTCATTTTCATGTCAGTAAGAATAAGAATCTGGTCAATCAAAACAGAGCTCAAACAGAGGGAAAAGCATAGTATGCAAGCTTTGAGGAGTGTTGAGTAATGTCAAGTCCCAATAAAGATGAAGGACGTGTAATTGGGTATTTGTAAGGGCCTGAGTCTTCCGCAGCAAGTTAATAAACTTGATCATCAAGTTTTATACAGTCAAGTAGGGTAATGAAAGTTACTTTACAGTTTATACAACTCAGATGTCTAAAACAGATGCATCATTACATTCAGGCCATGAAGTTTAAAACTTAAATTCCTCCAATTTAAACCCCTAAAATATTCTTTTTCGAGTCATTCCATTTAGTCGATGTCGAATACCTCATCCTTCGTGATGCAACCCTTATCTTGAGAGCATTGCCACAAGTCACCAGACAAAACATTGTTAAAAAacgtgtgcaagacaattccatCGCAACATGCTAACATTTGTAGCATACTGTGAAATATGCAAAGAGGACTAACATtgaaatttgcaaagtggactAACATTTTAAAGCTGTGACATCTCCtgttttaatattgaaataCTGAATTTCAGCATGAGTGGATTCTCCATTTAGTGCATTTGAATGTGATATTTGTTTGTGGTTTGTTTGTGCTAAGATTCCGATGGAGGCAGCAATTCCGCAGGGCATATCCGGATTCGTTTTTGAAAAAGACCGAAAATAGGTAAAGCTGTTGTTCATGTTgattaattatttcaaaatattgaTATTGGTTGTACTAATTATCTAATATGTTTTGCTCTGGGATCAGGTTATGTTGCTCTTTGGATTTTTTGGTTATGTATAATGTTGATAAGATATTTAGACCAGTGTTGATATTTATTGGTTCTAAATTGACATTAGTGTTTAACAGTATTtagaaaaaatcaaaattaattaataaagaaaGTTTAGGCCAAattaatatgttataatttaaataatgcAAAGAGTATGTTCTGTTACCAGAAGATGAATTCACAACAAAAGACTAAGTTTATACTGCAAAGACTAGTAATTTAACAAGTAGTTCTCAATTGAAATCCCTCACTTCATTCTCTCGAGGGGGATGCAAAACAGTCTTTTTATGACATGTGCATATAAATTAATATGCTATATTTTAACTAAAGCAAAGAGTTTGTTCTTTTCCCTGAAGATGAAATCACGCCAAAAACAAAGTTTATACTGCAAAAACTAATAATGCAACAGGTAGTTCATTCTGAATTGACATTCCTCACTTCGTTCTCATGAGGGGGATACAAAACAGTCTGTTTTTTGACATGTGCAAATAAATGAAAatgttataatttaactaaCATAAAGTGTTTGTTCTGTTCCCAGAAGATGAATCCACACCAAAAGACGGTTTATACTgcaaaaactaataatttaacaAGTAGTAGTTCGTTCTTAATTGACATCCCTCACTTGTTCTCTTGAAGGGGATAGAAAACAGTCTGTTTCTGGACATGCGCAATTGCGCATATAAAAACCCGGCACTTCTCTTTTATccataagatatatataaattgtaatataaaatatattgtaagtgTGTGCTTACTTCTGCTACGCACTTATGAGTATTGTAGAGTAAGGTTTATATGTTAGGAAGTTATAGAGTACAGGGGCTTGTGGTCAAACAACTTAAACCCTGTTATGTATATTGGGGTTTTTTATTTGTCGTTCAAGACTGGGCGCACCTGATGAGCCTAAAGTTCATTGGCTAATATAAATACCAATTCTGGTTCAGTTTTTGAGTTATATTGCAAAATAATTGTCATCCTCTCCTGATCCTTGCCATTGTTCTTCCCTAAAAACAGCATGAGTAGTTTTGCCGCAGCCGGCaggtggtttttttttttttttttttttgtaagggcCGGCAGTTGGttgttaattagcttaaatttctttattcaaaCTTTCAGTTTGTGAATGACATTTATGCTATTTTATGTATTCCAGAAAGCTTATATTAAGTGATAAGCCTTTTGGCATTTCTTACCagtgtttaaaaaattatgGTTGCTTTTGTTTTTGTTGCCTCTATCCTTGTATCAGAAAAACAGAAAGACCTGGAGTGTTAAAGTATGTACTGAATTATGTACCTTCTGTTCCAAATTAATTATCCTAGACTCCAACATGCAGCTCAAGAATTTGACAGCTCATCATCATGTCAATAGTCCTATGATATTCTTCATTTCATGTATGTAATTATGTAGTGTCAAACTCAAAGGAGGCGATGCTAGGACTGAATCATTTCTTTGATTGTCTgtagtaaatttaaaatatagccataattaaataagaaacatattaatatattgaCCCTTCAACGGCGAGCCTTGAGTTTGCTGGTTTAGCTTTTCTTGTTCTTAGTATACTTTGTATAGCTTTAAAGCGCAAGTGTGCCTCCTGAAGGACAGGGGCATGTTGGGTTCATACTTCAAAGGTTAAGGGCCTGGGTATGCATTCAGCCTGATAAGTTTTTACCCAAAGGTTAAGAGCCTGGGAATGCATTTAACCTATTACATAGTTGTAAAGTTTAATTAGTAGTTGACGGATTAAAATGTACACAAGCTAGATATGAAAACATTGAATACAAGATTTCATCATCATTGTCAGTATCCTGGAAACGGCTCCTATAGCAGAATAACCACTAGTATGCCTTCTTTTTGTGCCGATCGTTACTGTCTTTCCTCTCGCATTCTGCTAGAGAATACCTTGAtgactcaaataaataagacaaAGAGTTACTAATAGCTGTAGTCTTCTCAGAAAACTACCTTTTTTCGTAGTTTAACATTTATAATTGTTGCATGCCCAATTTAAGACGtggttttgttttatattatgtcTGTCTATGACTAATTGTAACATCGTTCATTGCTACCATACCAGGGGACAAGGTGATCACAATATTGATTATGTACCTGCTCCTCGAGTCACTGAAGCTGACAAAACAAATGATAAAAAGTAAGCTGAAATCTGTCTACATGGCTTATTATATCTGCTTTTCCCATACTGGTGATAATATTTTACCACTTGGGTTTGTAGTAGACTAGTAATATATGTTATAACATAGCAGGTTTACTAACTAACGAGAACATTCTCTCTGTTTACAGAACTAGTGGCTTCATCAcatcaaattctaaaaaatgtGGTGTCATCTATGTAAAAATTGGATTCTAAAGCTTAATGTTAATTACTGAAGGTTTTGTATTCATTACTTTCCTGAAGCCGGTGTCTTCTTTTTTATTTGAACTGAATATATTGTgtcatccatatatatatatatatatatatatatatatatatatatatatgtcttaaTTTTATGTTGTGTACAAGGTAGTCTTTCagaattatatgttataattaatttCAGACTGTCATATGAGTCTTTGGGATCAATATTAACTATTAGGTGTAATTAGAGTATGAACTAGGTTTAAGTGCCTTAGTATTTTAATTGTCTTCTCGGCTGGGTGAGGGTATTACTTGCTGGTCATTCTTGTACCACCATTTTAAGcatgattgaaaaaaaaaacagagagaaaaGATTTGAGTTCTCAGTTAGAAAATTCCTGCTCTGTCATTCTTATATCCAGTTGTATACATGTTTCACTCTATACAAGATGCGCGGAGCACAATTCAACAATTACAGATAATAAATTTTGCACCCCCTCCTCCGAATATGGGAGAAGGTTATAATGCATACTATAATGATAATAAGATGCGTAGAGACAAAGGCTGAGAGATTTTTAGGGTGACCTGGAATACATGTGAGTGGTTTGATAGCCGCAACTTATTGGTGGGtagaatattttatttgtgtAGGAGTAACATATTGAGTTGAAATAATTTCAGCAAAGAAATCAAGACGTCAAATTTGTTTTAAAGGCACATAATGTGATATCATATTTGAGCCTCTACTAGATTACCTTATGGTATTATGACAGTTTTTGTTACTCGTATAGCATGTCCTTTGGTGGCAGTTAGTGTTGTAAATTGAAAAAGTAATGCCTTGCCTCTAATCGCATAtcatttgcttttttttttttccttatcaAGATCACTGCAAAGAGCTCTTGACAGAAGGCTCTATCTTTTAATATATGGCCCCACATATGGGGCTGCTGAAGATGAGGCTGTTTGGCATTTTCCTGAGAAAATATATGAATCTGAAGGGACATTGCGCAAGGTGATTTTCTTTCTGTTGGTAAAGTTACTTATTGGCTCTCTTCTTTTAGTAATTGTTTATTCGAATCTTCCAGTGTGCAGAGTCTGCACTAAAGTCTGTTATCGGTGACCTTTCCAACACATACTTTGTTGGAAATGCTCCAATGGGACACATGATTATGCCACCCAAGGAGAATGCCAAGGAACTTTGTACTTTGAAGGTAAACCTGGAAGAAGCTAATTGGTAGATATAGCATATGGCTTATTCCTTTACTCAATTCCACAGAAGAGCTCCAGTTTGACTAATGATTGTTATTTGTCTCTAAACTAGGtttgaataataattaattgaatgAAATAGAATAATTGTTTTTGTGATTAGTAATGCTTTTAATAAACTacacatttttaataaattaaatatatgtttggAGTCGAATGATTATGTGGAAGGATAGGAATTTTATTGTACACGTAGCCCTCTTCATACTATATTTGTAGCTCCCCCATTCACAACAGCTTTCATTGTCTGATTGACCAAATTGTGCTGTGCTTTCCTTATCACCCTGTGCCGAAGTTATTACTGAAATTTGCAAATGCTTGTTTGTGGCTATTTTTCAGcgcttcatcttcaaatctcaagttGTTGCAACCAACAAGTAC of Daucus carota subsp. sativus chromosome 3, DH1 v3.0, whole genome shotgun sequence contains these proteins:
- the LOC108211206 gene encoding large ribosomal subunit protein mL46, whose amino-acid sequence is MQRCCKNLAFSLITRRRFCSKTDEKIVASVLFERLPVIIPKIDPVVYAFQEFSFRWRQQFRRAYPDSFLKKTENRGQGDHNIDYVPAPRVTEADKTNDKKSLQRALDRRLYLLIYGPTYGAAEDEAVWHFPEKIYESEGTLRKCAESALKSVIGDLSNTYFVGNAPMGHMIMPPKENAKELCTLKRFIFKSQVVATNKYDIKKGKDFVWVTKAELLEYFPEQAAYLDKMIICLV